One Candidatus Chromulinivoraceae bacterium DNA window includes the following coding sequences:
- a CDS encoding ATP-binding protein, whose translation MHVRTVTLTKLNELPKLSGLVLLIGPPGSGKSTFAKKMIIQQKMEEESYISNDKIAKELFNVTVGRRDKDGEIFAEQDRRIAMQLAANKVAVVDATNVKLGARQRLLAIARKYDAPTTAICFRRDVATLLRQNKGREVEVPEGMVLEYADLMRQATPTKLHNEGIELTVEVADNIEL comes from the coding sequence ATGCATGTACGCACAGTAACTCTCACGAAATTGAATGAACTCCCCAAACTAAGTGGACTCGTTCTGCTTATCGGTCCGCCTGGGTCAGGCAAGTCTACCTTCGCCAAGAAGATGATTATCCAACAAAAGATGGAAGAGGAGTCATACATATCCAATGACAAGATTGCCAAGGAATTATTTAATGTTACTGTTGGTCGCCGAGATAAAGATGGTGAGATATTTGCAGAGCAAGACCGGCGCATAGCAATGCAACTTGCGGCGAATAAGGTTGCGGTAGTTGATGCAACAAATGTTAAGCTAGGAGCTCGGCAACGACTTCTTGCTATTGCACGGAAATATGACGCGCCGACAACTGCTATTTGTTTTAGACGAGATGTAGCAACTTTGTTACGACAAAATAAGGGGCGTGAAGTTGAAGTGCCAGAAGGAATGGTACTGGAATATGCTGATCTTATGCGCCAAGCTACTCCAACAAAACTGCATAACGAAGGCATCGAGTTAACAGTTGAAGTAGCTGACAACATAGAATTATAG
- a CDS encoding IS1595 family transposase: MRHGRTWWQAKSKHVKSSGVRVLVPEIQRSIDKTATIYTDKHGSYRLLKRKGYEHKTVNHSQQQYVVGRVHTQNVENFWSIFKRGIYGVYRHCEPKYLQHYANEYAFRYSNRKSDKPMFELVLEKLTD, encoded by the coding sequence ATTCGGCATGGTCGAACGTGGTGGCAGGCAAAGAGCAAACATGTTAAGAGTTCGGGTGTGCGAGTATTGGTGCCGGAGATTCAACGCAGTATCGACAAAACGGCAACAATCTACACGGATAAACACGGGTCATACCGCCTACTCAAGCGCAAAGGCTATGAGCACAAGACCGTTAATCATAGTCAGCAGCAATACGTCGTTGGTCGAGTACACACGCAGAACGTTGAGAACTTTTGGAGTATCTTCAAACGCGGTATTTACGGTGTCTATCGTCACTGTGAGCCGAAATACCTACAGCACTATGCTAATGAGTACGCATTCCGTTACTCCAATCGGAAGAGTGATAAGCCGATGTTTGAACTAGTATTAGAGAAGCTAACAGATTAG
- a CDS encoding exodeoxyribonuclease III has translation MKIYSWNVNGIRSVDKKGALAEFIQKEDPDIVCFQEVKAHETDIDLEFPEYQKFWNSGLRKGYSGTAIWTKVAPLNVLYGIPEELVKEYKLDSDEYGDPSNEGRVTALEFELFFLVTVYTPNSKGDLTRLKLRHEQWDPAFLKYVADRAKTKPVFFCGDLNVAHKEIDLANPKPNVGKHGFTNEEREGFDKMLEAGFADTLRIFNQEPAQYTWWTHWANARARNVGWRIDYFLASEKAIPMVKKAEIHTGVMGSDHCPISITVDTSKE, from the coding sequence ATGAAGATTTACTCGTGGAATGTAAATGGTATCCGGTCAGTAGATAAAAAGGGCGCCCTTGCTGAGTTTATCCAAAAAGAAGACCCTGACATTGTATGTTTTCAAGAAGTGAAGGCCCACGAGACCGATATTGACCTCGAATTTCCTGAGTACCAGAAGTTCTGGAATTCCGGCCTTCGCAAAGGTTACTCGGGTACAGCCATCTGGACAAAAGTAGCTCCTCTCAATGTTCTATACGGTATACCCGAAGAGCTTGTCAAAGAATACAAACTCGATAGCGACGAATATGGCGATCCTTCAAACGAAGGCCGCGTTACTGCGCTCGAATTCGAATTATTCTTTCTTGTAACTGTCTATACGCCCAATAGTAAAGGTGACTTAACTCGGCTAAAACTCCGCCATGAACAATGGGACCCTGCTTTTCTAAAATACGTCGCTGACCGCGCCAAAACCAAGCCAGTATTTTTCTGTGGTGACCTGAACGTCGCACATAAAGAAATCGACCTAGCAAACCCTAAACCAAACGTCGGCAAACATGGTTTTACTAACGAAGAACGCGAGGGATTTGACAAAATGCTAGAGGCAGGTTTTGCTGATACTCTTCGTATATTCAACCAAGAACCTGCCCAATACACCTGGTGGACGCATTGGGCAAACGCTCGTGCTCGCAATGTCGGTTGGCGGATTGATTATTTTCTAGCCAGTGAAAAAGCCATTCCAATGGTTAAAAAAGCCGAAATCCACACCGGGGTCATGGGTTCGGACCACTGTCCAATAAGCATTACGGTAGACACTTCAAAGGAGTAA
- a CDS encoding pyridoxal phosphate-dependent aminotransferase, which yields MERHDSNHAKGSAMVKIMHKLHESSEDYLNFTYGYPEGANPSWVRKLQTHVPEAVFDDERSAQVFTLKIEDYFLNLFQADHISLTPSAGYAFCFLCDALIQESGDEIVFQDVSFEPYPKIVTVYKGKPVIAARRSDLSLSIDNIIKACTSRTKAIVLVMPDNPLGMTYNERDLRQLMTFCVDKAITLVVDYTFFQISPSAVPLITTYKEIDGLSYTLIGDTGKILGLKGSKFGALVYSDHWVAVFPGVISNYQFQHNQYDLYLISTILTDKRFDFYLRSLNALVVDNYNHIKAQLHPMLHLQPMEAAVFCVIDIADTGYADISLAQKLLAQYVGVIPLSYFYHDSLTAPTTSIRVSLARPPEEIKEFVRIINDIIDGEFKTL from the coding sequence ATGGAACGGCACGATTCGAATCACGCTAAGGGGTCAGCTATGGTAAAGATAATGCACAAGCTCCATGAGAGCTCGGAAGATTATCTTAACTTCACCTACGGCTATCCTGAAGGGGCTAATCCCTCCTGGGTCAGGAAGCTTCAAACTCATGTGCCTGAAGCGGTCTTCGATGATGAGCGCAGCGCGCAAGTATTTACGCTGAAGATAGAGGATTACTTTTTAAATCTCTTTCAGGCGGATCATATTAGCCTGACGCCTTCTGCGGGCTATGCATTCTGCTTTCTTTGTGACGCCCTCATTCAAGAATCTGGTGACGAGATTGTCTTTCAGGATGTCAGCTTCGAGCCATATCCTAAGATTGTTACGGTCTATAAGGGCAAACCGGTTATCGCAGCTCGCCGTTCTGATCTTTCTTTAAGTATCGATAATATCATAAAAGCATGTACGAGTAGAACAAAAGCAATAGTGCTCGTTATGCCCGACAATCCACTAGGGATGACATATAACGAACGCGATCTGCGGCAACTCATGACATTTTGTGTTGATAAAGCTATTACTCTGGTTGTCGACTATACGTTTTTCCAGATTTCTCCTTCAGCAGTACCCCTGATTACGACGTACAAGGAAATAGACGGACTTTCCTATACTCTTATTGGTGACACTGGAAAAATACTGGGACTGAAAGGGTCAAAGTTCGGTGCATTGGTCTACTCGGATCATTGGGTGGCTGTTTTTCCTGGGGTTATTAGTAATTATCAGTTCCAGCATAACCAGTATGATCTATATCTCATCTCGACCATCTTGACTGACAAACGCTTCGACTTCTACCTTCGGTCTCTCAATGCGCTAGTCGTCGATAACTACAATCATATCAAAGCACAATTGCATCCTATGCTGCATTTACAACCGATGGAGGCTGCAGTCTTTTGTGTCATCGACATTGCCGATACTGGTTATGCCGATATTAGCCTTGCTCAAAAGCTACTCGCGCAATATGTGGGCGTCATCCCACTGTCGTATTTTTATCATGATTCTCTGACCGCTCCGACTACATCTATACGAGTATCGCTTGCTCGACCGCCCGAAGAAATAAAGGAGTTTGTGCGTATTATCAACGATATTATAGACGGTGAGTTTAAAACGCTATGA
- the pyrH gene encoding UMP kinase has protein sequence MYKRILLKLSGEQLQGKYDGGFDAERATWIAEEIKKVKNSQIVVMIGGGNYARGAQLAGGGVGRVTADNIGMLATMMNALALADVFNSKGVATRTLTNIEADQVADLFTHRRAVTHLEKGRVVIVAGGIGRPYLTTDTAAVNLALELECDAILKATKVDGVYDSDPTTNPGAQKYGTLTLKQAVEQPDIRIMDKAAIALAYDHQQQIVVFDLLTEGNIMRAADGQSVGTTITAEV, from the coding sequence ATGTATAAACGTATCCTTTTGAAACTTTCGGGTGAGCAGCTGCAAGGTAAATATGACGGTGGTTTTGACGCCGAGCGGGCAACGTGGATTGCCGAAGAAATTAAAAAAGTGAAAAATAGCCAGATTGTTGTCATGATCGGCGGCGGCAACTATGCACGAGGCGCTCAACTTGCTGGTGGTGGCGTAGGGCGCGTGACAGCGGATAATATTGGTATGCTTGCAACTATGATGAACGCGTTGGCTCTTGCCGACGTTTTTAATAGCAAGGGGGTTGCAACTCGCACACTCACTAACATTGAAGCTGACCAGGTGGCTGATTTATTTACGCATCGTAGAGCAGTGACTCATCTCGAAAAAGGTCGCGTGGTTATTGTTGCTGGTGGTATTGGTCGTCCGTACCTTACGACTGACACGGCTGCGGTTAATCTGGCGCTTGAACTTGAGTGTGACGCCATCCTAAAGGCAACTAAGGTGGATGGTGTGTACGATAGCGATCCTACTACAAATCCAGGGGCTCAAAAATATGGAACTCTTACCCTGAAGCAAGCTGTCGAACAACCCGACATCCGCATAATGGATAAAGCTGCGATTGCCCTCGCCTACGATCATCAACAACAGATTGTTGTGTTTGATCTTTTGACTGAGGGTAACATCATGCGCGCCGCTGACGGACAGTCAGTTGGTACCACGATTACTGCTGAAGTCTGA
- a CDS encoding glycosyltransferase family 4 protein, translating to MKKLRINMVSESDITVQGHGVHTAYIEMAEALEKRNDVTLIRGEFGKSVDCDVIHLHTFGPYAWRKALQRGPKKVISAHVVPASLVGSIIGARYWMPIMRHYMRWYYNRADKVLAVSNMVAKVLHDELRVPKNKIETFYNTIDMDRYDFTAKDKQAARKKLDIKDDEFVVLGNGQVQPRKRLDTFMAMAAAQPDVTFIWVGGIPFKQLGADYQKMQRLMDSVPDNLKITGVIPHEDVRDYLAAADVFCLPAEQENHPMCVLEAAGAKLPIILRDIPEYDDTFKHDAWRCKTDDDFVAAVKELRRSTVEYKKWQKKTGAIAERFDSKLAAERLVKIYRQLV from the coding sequence ATGAAGAAACTTCGAATTAATATGGTGTCCGAGAGCGATATTACCGTTCAAGGACACGGCGTTCATACCGCCTACATTGAGATGGCTGAGGCCCTTGAAAAACGAAATGACGTTACACTTATACGAGGTGAATTTGGTAAATCCGTCGACTGCGATGTGATTCATCTTCACACTTTTGGTCCTTATGCGTGGCGCAAGGCTTTACAGCGTGGTCCTAAAAAAGTTATTTCAGCTCATGTCGTGCCGGCTTCGTTAGTTGGCTCTATTATTGGTGCGCGCTACTGGATGCCGATAATGCGTCATTACATGCGTTGGTATTATAACCGCGCCGATAAAGTGTTAGCGGTCTCGAATATGGTTGCTAAAGTTCTGCATGATGAGCTCCGCGTACCTAAAAACAAAATTGAGACCTTCTATAATACTATCGATATGGATCGCTATGATTTTACTGCTAAAGACAAGCAGGCAGCTCGCAAAAAACTTGATATTAAAGATGATGAATTTGTCGTTCTTGGCAACGGACAGGTACAGCCTCGTAAGCGCCTCGATACGTTTATGGCAATGGCGGCCGCACAGCCTGACGTGACATTTATTTGGGTTGGCGGTATTCCGTTTAAGCAGCTTGGGGCCGACTATCAAAAAATGCAGCGGCTCATGGATAGTGTGCCAGATAATCTTAAAATTACTGGTGTCATTCCGCACGAGGATGTACGTGACTACTTGGCGGCAGCGGATGTTTTTTGTCTACCAGCAGAGCAAGAAAATCATCCCATGTGCGTACTAGAAGCTGCGGGAGCTAAATTACCAATTATTTTGCGTGATATTCCAGAATACGATGATACCTTTAAGCATGATGCTTGGCGCTGTAAAACTGACGATGATTTTGTAGCGGCTGTTAAAGAACTTCGCCGCAGCACTGTTGAATACAAGAAATGGCAGAAGAAGACAGGGGCTATTGCTGAGCGTTTTGATAGTAAGCTAGCTGCAGAACGTCTCGTCAAAATATATCGGCAGCTGGTATAA
- a CDS encoding CDP-alcohol phosphatidyltransferase family protein → MKSTLKYLADALSFLRAAAVVPVIVFSVMNNWHLAFLILIAAWATDLVDGIVAKKYDSFSADHKIDADGIADSVLAFGSTVVPVIYAYEHNLFVGALLTVLYAATVYFGTRMALGMNKEITPQRRWLVAGNMIVLHAIVQIGATLVWFDYMASGTEAALRFVGLMLIVAALQRRKIRLWWVGRFS, encoded by the coding sequence GTGAAATCCACGTTGAAGTACCTGGCGGACGCACTGTCGTTCCTTCGTGCGGCTGCCGTTGTCCCCGTGATCGTCTTCTCGGTCATGAACAACTGGCACCTCGCGTTCCTCATCCTCATCGCCGCCTGGGCGACCGACCTCGTCGACGGCATCGTCGCCAAGAAGTACGATTCGTTCAGCGCCGACCACAAGATCGACGCGGACGGCATCGCCGACTCGGTGTTGGCCTTCGGGTCTACAGTCGTACCGGTGATCTACGCCTACGAGCACAACCTGTTCGTCGGCGCACTCCTCACCGTTCTGTACGCCGCAACCGTGTACTTCGGCACTCGGATGGCGCTCGGCATGAACAAGGAGATCACGCCACAGCGACGTTGGCTCGTCGCGGGCAACATGATCGTGCTGCACGCCATTGTCCAGATCGGCGCCACGCTCGTCTGGTTCGACTACATGGCGTCCGGCACCGAAGCAGCACTACGCTTCGTCGGCCTGATGCTGATCGTCGCGGCGCTTCAGCGCCGCAAGATCCGCCTCTGGTGGGTCGGTCGGTTCAGCTAG
- a CDS encoding 8-oxo-dGTP diphosphatase, with the protein MTEKNCTLLFLRKDDQILLAMKKRGFGSGRYNGVGGKIEPDETIEQALIRECQEEIKVTPLKYHKIAEHDFTQLESEKPWRMYVHAYFCDEWEGEPVETEEMAPEWFKIDAIPYDAMWQDDIFWLPLVLKGKKLFGNFTFDEQENILTHDIKEVEAF; encoded by the coding sequence ATGACCGAGAAGAACTGTACACTATTATTTTTACGAAAAGACGACCAAATTCTCCTTGCCATGAAAAAACGTGGCTTTGGTTCTGGCCGCTATAACGGTGTTGGCGGTAAGATTGAACCAGACGAAACAATCGAGCAAGCTCTTATACGTGAGTGCCAAGAGGAAATCAAAGTAACACCCCTCAAATATCACAAAATTGCTGAACACGATTTTACCCAGCTTGAGAGCGAGAAACCCTGGCGCATGTATGTGCACGCGTATTTTTGTGACGAGTGGGAAGGTGAGCCAGTCGAAACCGAAGAAATGGCTCCTGAATGGTTTAAGATCGACGCCATCCCATACGACGCTATGTGGCAAGATGATATTTTTTGGCTTCCTCTGGTTTTAAAAGGCAAAAAGCTTTTTGGAAACTTTACATTCGACGAACAAGAAAACATACTAACCCACGACATCAAAGAGGTCGAGGCCTTTTAG
- a CDS encoding glycosyltransferase yields MRIGLFTDTYRPSINGIVFVVESLKKHLEEQGHEVFIFCPARSIRPSRHAEEFDEDEHVIRFPSVKGAFYDDYDMSLFFPPRVLSRVKDLDLDVIHFFSPGQVGMMGVYAAYKCKIPLVAQHCTDLREYVEHYRDGMLLPGLLALIALLPFTIKVNGKDVREIMKMYRPRRERVQWNIDIVERILTIIYSKCDAVIALSRKSKTQLESWQGDDDYRYEITMMPNGVDRIKPATEPQVKTFYETYNIDEKDEVFGFVGRLGSEKNLAMLIPAFEHVVAKRPRARLLFVGDFEFRETLERLASESTHPDRITFTGALPRESLGTVYGAMKVFVFPSLTDTQGWVLHEAALAGLPIVLIDKEVSEVVEDGVSGIYAENTPESVADAVTELLAHPKKRAEYGLASQRLARRFTEKRQVGKLVKLYERVVVESDAKKADKE; encoded by the coding sequence ATGCGTATTGGCCTTTTTACAGATACATATCGTCCATCAATTAACGGCATCGTTTTCGTCGTAGAGTCACTAAAAAAACATTTAGAAGAACAAGGGCATGAAGTTTTTATTTTCTGTCCCGCCCGTTCTATCCGTCCGAGTCGTCACGCTGAGGAGTTTGATGAGGACGAACACGTTATCCGTTTCCCCAGTGTTAAGGGAGCTTTTTATGATGATTACGACATGAGCCTCTTCTTCCCGCCCCGTGTTCTTTCACGCGTCAAAGATCTTGACCTGGATGTGATCCATTTCTTTAGTCCTGGTCAGGTCGGTATGATGGGTGTGTACGCGGCTTATAAATGTAAGATACCACTTGTTGCACAGCACTGTACGGATCTTCGTGAATACGTAGAGCACTACCGTGACGGGATGCTATTACCTGGTCTTTTGGCGCTCATTGCTCTTCTTCCCTTCACTATCAAAGTCAATGGTAAGGATGTGCGTGAGATTATGAAGATGTATCGCCCACGCCGTGAACGTGTGCAATGGAATATCGACATTGTTGAGCGTATCCTGACGATCATTTACAGCAAGTGTGACGCTGTTATTGCCCTGAGCCGTAAGAGCAAGACGCAGCTGGAGAGTTGGCAAGGAGATGATGATTATCGCTATGAGATTACGATGATGCCAAACGGCGTCGACCGTATTAAGCCAGCAACTGAACCACAGGTTAAAACGTTTTATGAAACGTATAACATCGACGAAAAAGACGAAGTCTTTGGATTTGTCGGTCGTTTAGGATCAGAGAAAAACCTGGCTATGCTTATTCCTGCCTTTGAACACGTCGTCGCTAAGCGGCCTCGCGCCCGTCTATTATTTGTTGGTGATTTTGAGTTTCGTGAAACACTAGAGCGTCTCGCGAGTGAATCTACCCATCCCGACCGAATCACCTTTACGGGTGCATTGCCACGCGAAAGTCTTGGGACAGTATACGGAGCAATGAAAGTATTTGTATTCCCTTCGCTGACCGATACTCAAGGGTGGGTGTTGCATGAGGCTGCCCTTGCCGGTTTACCAATTGTACTGATTGATAAAGAAGTTTCAGAAGTTGTTGAAGATGGCGTGAGTGGCATTTATGCCGAAAACACACCTGAAAGTGTGGCTGATGCGGTAACCGAACTACTAGCTCACCCTAAAAAACGTGCAGAGTATGGTCTTGCTAGTCAACGGCTTGCGCGCCGTTTTACTGAAAAACGCCAAGTTGGCAAACTCGTGAAACTTTACGAGCGTGTTGTGGTAGAGTCTGACGCTAAGAAAGCCGACAAAGAATAG
- a CDS encoding ABC-F family ATP-binding cassette domain-containing protein gives MIADITITEKSFGPKSLMQGIKFSIDDGEKIGVIGRNGVGKSTLFGILAGTDQDFTGDVIYRRGTVVVATAQEHHDVGDQTVLQYVLSGLPEYPELSRIIEEYPLTMGDDMKKINEYTEALQRFDDKGFYQIEEHVTRELDNFQLPEVAHRPFSSLSGGQKRLVEVVKIMHSDANLALIDEPTNHMDYVAKAQFIDWLRDAREGVLVITHDRDVLKEVDRIIELKDGESVSYKGNYDAYLKQNAVSTGSQMNDFEMVEKRIVNLKAKVLDYQRLKEKSRNPGTIQKFKRLEEISRKELAELQAKEKPTFWIDKESVANLNYKVAAQYDKFKAKNIRMNLKNEESRSKHILVSAKNLSLGYGDSPLFSGINIDLREGEALEIRGRNGAGKTTLIKELLGTAPGTITRFSGDITLDKHIRIGVYEQEVRQTYFKLPLEEAIERMYLDRDLPISTTKIRGLMSDYLFTEGDGHVPITRLSGGQKARFQVISMLANDPQLLILDEPTNHLDLPSIEELETALSKYAGAVLYVSHDGYFRDAIGGEVIQVGSK, from the coding sequence ATGATTGCTGATATTACCATTACCGAAAAAAGTTTCGGCCCTAAAAGCTTGATGCAAGGCATTAAGTTCAGTATTGATGACGGCGAAAAGATTGGCGTCATTGGGCGTAATGGTGTTGGCAAGTCAACTCTTTTTGGTATTCTAGCTGGCACCGACCAAGACTTTACCGGCGACGTTATTTATAGGCGTGGCACTGTGGTCGTAGCAACGGCGCAGGAACATCACGATGTGGGCGATCAAACAGTGCTGCAATACGTGTTGTCTGGTTTACCGGAATATCCCGAGTTAAGCCGTATCATCGAAGAATATCCCCTGACAATGGGTGATGATATGAAGAAAATCAATGAGTACACCGAAGCATTGCAACGATTTGATGATAAGGGTTTTTACCAAATCGAAGAGCATGTCACACGTGAACTCGATAATTTTCAACTGCCAGAGGTTGCGCATCGTCCATTCTCTTCGCTTTCGGGCGGTCAAAAACGCCTTGTTGAAGTTGTGAAGATTATGCACTCGGATGCTAACTTGGCACTTATTGACGAACCGACTAACCACATGGACTATGTTGCGAAGGCTCAGTTTATTGATTGGCTGCGTGATGCACGCGAAGGTGTGCTGGTTATTACGCACGACCGTGACGTCCTAAAGGAAGTAGATCGTATTATTGAACTTAAAGATGGTGAAAGCGTCAGCTATAAGGGTAACTACGATGCTTACTTAAAACAGAACGCAGTCAGTACTGGTAGTCAGATGAACGATTTTGAGATGGTTGAAAAGCGTATCGTAAACCTAAAAGCTAAGGTGCTCGACTACCAACGTCTTAAGGAAAAGTCACGTAACCCTGGCACGATTCAAAAATTTAAACGTCTTGAGGAAATTAGTCGTAAAGAGTTGGCGGAACTGCAGGCTAAGGAAAAACCAACCTTTTGGATCGATAAAGAGTCAGTTGCGAACCTTAACTACAAGGTTGCAGCACAGTACGATAAGTTTAAGGCTAAAAACATCCGAATGAACCTCAAGAATGAGGAGTCGCGCAGTAAGCATATTTTGGTTAGCGCCAAGAATCTTAGTCTTGGGTATGGTGATTCCCCGTTATTTTCTGGCATTAATATTGACCTGCGTGAGGGTGAGGCACTGGAGATAAGGGGTCGTAATGGTGCTGGTAAGACGACACTTATTAAAGAGCTTCTTGGGACGGCACCTGGTACAATCACACGATTTTCAGGTGATATCACACTCGATAAACACATTCGAATTGGCGTATACGAGCAAGAAGTCCGACAAACCTATTTCAAGCTCCCTCTTGAGGAAGCTATTGAACGTATGTATCTCGACCGCGACCTACCTATTAGTACCACTAAAATTCGTGGCTTGATGAGCGACTATCTATTTACCGAAGGTGATGGGCATGTTCCAATTACGCGTCTTTCGGGTGGGCAAAAGGCGAGGTTTCAGGTTATCAGTATGTTAGCAAATGATCCTCAGTTGCTGATTCTAGATGAGCCAACAAACCACCTTGATCTACCAAGTATTGAAGAGCTTGAGACTGCACTCTCTAAATATGCCGGCGCTGTTTTGTATGTTAGCCATGATGGATATTTTCGTGATGCAATCGGCGGCGAAGTTATTCAAGTCGGTTCTAAGTAG
- the smpB gene encoding SsrA-binding protein SmpB, producing the protein MAQKKKKIATLNKSVVNRRARFDYELGDEIVAGMALTGPEVRAARDGHVQLKGSYVTIRNNELWLNNASFSLKLNQKGLPGARTIDTSVKKLLASRKQIDTLIAHKKEGLTIVPTKLLTSGKFLKIVIALGKGKKNYDKRETLKRRDQERESARAIKLH; encoded by the coding sequence ATGGCACAAAAAAAGAAAAAAATCGCCACTCTTAATAAGTCCGTCGTCAACCGTCGGGCTCGTTTTGATTACGAACTCGGTGATGAAATTGTGGCCGGTATGGCTTTAACCGGACCTGAAGTGCGCGCAGCTCGTGACGGTCACGTGCAGCTTAAAGGTTCTTACGTTACTATTCGCAATAACGAGTTGTGGCTCAACAATGCCAGTTTTAGCCTTAAACTCAACCAAAAGGGTCTGCCTGGCGCTCGGACTATTGATACCTCGGTAAAAAAATTGCTCGCGAGCCGCAAGCAAATTGACACACTTATTGCCCACAAAAAAGAAGGGCTAACGATCGTACCGACAAAGCTTTTAACAAGCGGTAAGTTTCTCAAAATTGTCATCGCTCTTGGTAAAGGTAAGAAGAATTATGACAAACGCGAAACACTCAAGCGCCGCGACCAAGAACGAGAATCTGCACGGGCAATAAAACTACATTAG
- a CDS encoding MazG-like family protein, with amino-acid sequence MPAPKQQSVTLEELNQLIWNHLEERDWHKNPSRGLAISMALEASELLEHYQWRDEPVGGIEAVGDELADVFIYGMQIAQQNNIDIALHIQNKLKKTAKKYPAENFKGKTAAEKRSAWLDSKLAHQKEGL; translated from the coding sequence ATGCCAGCGCCAAAACAACAGTCCGTCACTCTCGAAGAACTAAATCAACTTATCTGGAACCACCTGGAAGAACGCGACTGGCACAAAAATCCCTCGCGCGGATTAGCTATATCTATGGCGCTTGAAGCCAGCGAGTTGCTTGAACATTATCAGTGGAGAGATGAGCCGGTAGGTGGTATAGAAGCCGTTGGCGACGAGCTGGCCGACGTTTTTATTTACGGTATGCAAATTGCCCAGCAAAACAATATCGATATAGCTTTGCATATTCAGAATAAACTTAAGAAAACAGCAAAAAAATACCCAGCCGAAAACTTTAAGGGAAAAACCGCTGCAGAAAAACGCAGCGCGTGGCTCGACAGTAAACTTGCCCACCAAAAAGAAGGGCTCTAG
- a CDS encoding alpha/beta hydrolase, whose amino-acid sequence MDYGAWIKKHLTQVVIKNEGRTVSLWCTKESDKPVLLLVHGISGDHVGLVPLAVELSASYRIIMIDLPGHGFSDAILLPSATVLQDWFTDVLDKIEAKIGPIAAICAHSFGCSVVLSEKVLRERKVMLLNPVPSPSGMYASYARMIMDSAHLWAHLYNWRPFVMLRGMTLAKVRSREALRRVRWTGMHSRPSFDQIVFQASLVDIILDGSAYQHTAKNRVALVVCGLYDTTARQRDTLDMEEIFGETKAVFLRGGHLVPIETPDRVAHLIREAMVQ is encoded by the coding sequence ATGGATTACGGAGCGTGGATTAAAAAGCACCTCACGCAGGTGGTCATTAAAAACGAGGGCCGCACGGTTAGTTTGTGGTGTACAAAAGAGAGTGATAAGCCTGTCCTTCTACTCGTACATGGTATAAGTGGTGATCATGTGGGCCTGGTGCCGCTTGCCGTTGAGCTCTCGGCCTCATATCGGATTATTATGATAGATCTTCCAGGTCACGGTTTTAGTGACGCAATTCTTCTTCCAAGCGCCACGGTGCTGCAGGATTGGTTTACGGATGTTCTAGACAAGATAGAGGCAAAAATAGGCCCCATTGCAGCTATTTGTGCGCACTCGTTTGGTTGTTCGGTTGTGCTAAGTGAAAAAGTCTTACGCGAGCGAAAAGTTATGCTGCTCAACCCCGTTCCGTCACCAAGCGGTATGTATGCTAGTTATGCCCGCATGATTATGGACTCAGCCCATCTCTGGGCGCATCTTTATAACTGGCGTCCATTCGTTATGCTACGGGGTATGACACTTGCGAAAGTTCGCTCACGTGAAGCTTTGCGACGGGTTCGTTGGACGGGTATGCATTCGCGCCCTTCTTTTGACCAGATTGTATTTCAGGCAAGTCTCGTTGATATTATTTTAGACGGTTCTGCCTATCAGCACACGGCTAAAAACCGCGTTGCCCTGGTGGTTTGTGGGTTGTACGATACTACCGCGCGTCAACGCGATACGCTTGATATGGAAGAGATCTTTGGCGAAACAAAAGCCGTCTTTTTACGGGGTGGTCACCTTGTCCCAATAGAGACGCCTGATCGCGTCGCCCATCTTATTCGTGAAGCCATGGTACAATAA